The following are encoded in a window of Acropora muricata isolate sample 2 unplaced genomic scaffold, ASM3666990v1 scaffold_755, whole genome shotgun sequence genomic DNA:
- the LOC136908108 gene encoding uncharacterized protein gives MVLPRDAAFVFVGILCILTCMQARMATLYNVHCIYRLHNLNIQLALLEYERAIRQRRRQRRYNPYRWRLPRPLGSWFEIHFHNRAIPSHYFKTQLRIDRDTFDVLLNLLHPFLLRQNTSLRNCIPPEKVLALGLYRLAHGNSYSTIGANFGVGKSTVIEAVQDVTEALFDLRNEYIKFPVTEAETIASIETFSELSDLPNVAGAIDGTHIEIKAPLESAVDYFSRYHEHDFIVQGVVNGQKLFLDFSAGFPGSLHDARVLRNTTLYRRAERDEVLNNPTARVGRREIRPYLVGDSAYPLGPWLQKPFPEATRDRDEIAFNRELTAARVLVECAFGILKSRWRILGKQVDSKINFAVKTAIACAVLHIFCIRNGDDWEERDEDDHDDGEDDDTNVMQDGDNIREVLKEYISSL, from the coding sequence ATGGTATTACCGCGAGATGCAGCTTTTGTTTTCGTTGGAATTTTGTGTATTTTAACTTGTATGCAGGCTCGAATGGCAACTCTTTATAACGTACACTGTATTTACAGACTTCACAACTTAAATATTCAGCTTGCATTGTTGGAATATGAGCGTGCGATCAGGCAGCGTCGACGGCAAAGACGATACAATCCGTATCGCTGGCGTTTGCCAAGGCCACTGGGATCATGGTTCGAAATACACTTTCATAATCGAGCAATTCCTTCCCACTACTTCAAAACTCAGTTACGAATAGATAGGGATACATTTGATGTACTTCTTAACTTGCTGCACCCTTTTCTTTTGAGACAAAACACCTCCTTGCGCAATTGCATTCCTCCAGAGAAAGTGCTGGCTCTTGGCCTCTACCGCCTCGCACATGGAAACTCATACTCGACAATAGGTGCTAACTTCGGTGTAGGAAAAAGTACGGTGATCGAGGCAGTTCAAGATGTTACCGAAGCACTATTTGACCTGAGAAATGAGTACATAAAGTTTCCCGTAACTGAGGCAGAGACTATAGCCAGCATTGAAACGTTTTCTGAACTGTCCGATCTTCCTAACGTTgctggcgcaattgatggcacCCACATCGAGATAAAAGCTCCCCTTGAAAGCGCTGTTGACTATTTTAGTCGATATCATGAACATGATTTTATAGTACAAGGGGTAGTGAATGGTCAGAAACTGTTCCTCGATTTCTCTGCTGGATTTCCTGGAAGTCTTCACGATGCCCGCGTTCTGAGAAATACCACATTGTACAGACGTGCAGAACGCGACGAAGTCTTAAATAATCCCACTGCACGGGTTGGTCGTCGTGAAATTCGGCCTTACCTTGTTGGGGATAGCGCATATCCTCTCGGACCATGGTTACAAAAACCTTTTCCTGAAGCAACTAGGGATCGGGATGAGATTGCGTTCAATAGAGAGCTAACGGCTGCTAGAGTTTTAGTAGAATGCGCCTTTGGTATTTTAAAGAGCCGATGGAGGATTTTAGGAAAGCAGGTCGACAGTAAAATCAACTTTGCAGTCAAGACTGCAATTGCATGTGCAGTACTCCATATTTTCTGCATCCGGAACGGCGATGATTGGGAAGAAAGGGATGAAGATGACCACGATGACGGCGAGGATGATGATACGAATGTAATGCAGGATGGAGATAATATTAGGGAGGTTTTAAAAGAATATATATCTTCTTTATAA